One Candidatus Peregrinibacteria bacterium DNA segment encodes these proteins:
- a CDS encoding recombinase family protein gives MRYFIYCRRSQDRDDQQVLSIESQQRELMAYAKKHQLEVVDVISEDMSAYKRGRPKFKKMMDQIEVGKADAILTWHLTRLARNGADGGLIISFMDEGRIKELRTTEKAYLNTSDDKFMMNIHFAMAKKSSDDTSSFVKNNVKTKLEKGEYPAVAPYGYLNINDNGVISGKKYDQKKQEMLNMLGRPLKRIELDPIEAPIIRKFIDLTLLGTYSPNILREKGYKMGIRGKNSGKMLCKQSVLNILSSIFYTGKFLYLNEIHQGCHEPLMTKTEFDKIQEILRGRSRPKNRKNEYLYTLLVECPQCKNRLSGEYQKGMHYYRCAKAKGKYSECSYTTHLREDKIEEVLKKVIQRIQIPDRIISWGIKYLRQQYKEENGFLLGKEELINQNIRNAKLKQERLTTKWLSEANRSGELISDEEYSAQKKSIQKEVDDMEEQLADLKGEGNNWLSKCEAFFQKVRNIVWEFETADFMGKRDILKTLGSKFILTSGKIGVELEKPFSALLEPIPAIPLSELDKEYFKTGQNDLLPSEICEWLPRLDSNQ, from the coding sequence ATGAGGTATTTTATCTACTGCCGGCGTTCACAAGATCGAGATGATCAGCAGGTGCTCAGTATCGAGTCTCAACAGAGAGAACTTATGGCATACGCAAAAAAACACCAATTGGAAGTTGTCGATGTTATTTCTGAAGACATGAGCGCGTATAAACGCGGACGACCAAAATTTAAAAAAATGATGGATCAAATTGAAGTTGGGAAAGCGGATGCAATCCTCACATGGCATTTGACGAGATTGGCGCGCAATGGAGCAGATGGAGGACTCATTATTTCATTTATGGATGAAGGGAGGATAAAGGAACTCAGAACAACAGAAAAAGCGTATCTCAATACCTCAGATGACAAGTTCATGATGAATATTCATTTCGCTATGGCGAAAAAGAGTTCAGACGATACCAGCTCCTTTGTGAAAAATAATGTGAAGACAAAATTGGAAAAAGGTGAGTATCCGGCAGTAGCTCCGTATGGATATTTGAATATCAACGATAACGGCGTTATTTCGGGGAAAAAATACGACCAGAAAAAACAAGAGATGCTCAATATGCTGGGAAGACCACTCAAAAGAATAGAACTTGATCCAATTGAAGCGCCTATTATCCGAAAATTCATTGATCTGACCCTCCTCGGAACATATTCTCCAAATATTCTTCGAGAAAAGGGATATAAAATGGGAATACGAGGAAAAAACTCAGGAAAAATGCTCTGCAAACAGAGTGTCCTCAATATTCTCAGCAGTATTTTCTATACCGGAAAATTCCTGTATTTGAACGAAATTCACCAAGGTTGTCATGAACCGCTCATGACAAAAACTGAGTTCGATAAAATCCAAGAAATATTGCGAGGGCGAAGCCGACCAAAAAATAGAAAAAATGAGTACCTGTATACATTGCTCGTAGAATGCCCTCAGTGTAAAAATAGGCTCAGCGGAGAGTATCAGAAAGGGATGCACTATTATCGTTGCGCGAAAGCAAAAGGGAAATATTCGGAATGTTCATATACCACCCATCTTCGGGAAGACAAAATTGAAGAAGTTCTCAAAAAAGTTATTCAGCGTATTCAGATCCCAGATCGTATCATTTCGTGGGGAATTAAATATTTGAGACAGCAATACAAGGAAGAAAATGGCTTTCTTCTGGGGAAAGAGGAGCTGATCAATCAGAACATACGAAATGCAAAGCTGAAACAAGAAAGACTCACGACAAAATGGCTCTCTGAAGCAAATAGAAGTGGCGAGCTTATTTCAGATGAGGAATATTCAGCACAGAAAAAGAGTATTCAAAAAGAGGTAGATGATATGGAAGAACAGCTTGCGGATTTAAAAGGAGAAGGGAATAACTGGCTTTCAAAATGCGAAGCCTTCTTTCAAAAAGTAAGAAATATTGTTTGGGAATTTGAAACAGCAGATTTCATGGGAAAAAGAGACATCTTAAAAACGCTCGGCTCAAAATTCATCCTAACTTCGGGAAAGATAGGAGTAGAACTGGAGAAACCATTTTCTGCTCTTTTAGAACCAATTCCCGCAATTCCGTTATCCGAACTGGACAAAGAGTACTTCAAAACTGGGCAAAACGATCTTTTGCCCTCTGAAATTTGCGAATGGCTCCCCCGACTGGATTCGAACCAGTGA
- a CDS encoding helix-turn-helix transcriptional regulator: MKESIQQQFGQQVRTLRSRNELTQEKLAQQSGVSLKYIQRIEGKKPPNTGLETSQKLARGFGIPLWELFRFEKKPLKNKNQ; this comes from the coding sequence GTGAAAGAATCTATCCAACAACAATTCGGGCAACAGGTGAGGACTCTACGCAGTCGGAACGAGCTAACTCAGGAGAAGTTGGCACAACAATCAGGCGTAAGTTTGAAGTACATCCAGAGAATAGAAGGGAAAAAGCCTCCAAATACTGGTTTGGAGACCTCTCAAAAATTGGCGAGGGGATTTGGGATTCCTCTTTGGGAATTGTTCAGATTTGAAAAAAAGCCTCTCAAAAATAAAAATCAGTGA
- a CDS encoding N-6 DNA methylase: MKDGERKGYFRLHNDGTKIEYLPSGHKENLKDPEEKIRAEYYFDLVEKYGYPATNIGLEVEMPDRTPERYADIVVYENDSQTKPYIVIECKKDGISDAEFEQATKQAIANARVLHAPFSNCVAGNTRRAMETAVWNDKEPEKATITDIPISYGKVEEFRYKKGDSKSDLKPIDQQALKRTFQKSQDTLWAGGKRAPTTAFDEFAKIIFVKIRDEKKGRKAGEPYDFQIKTHESAASVYKRIDNLYQEAKIKDPEVFKESLKVEPEELYTVVEHLQSISLDKTDLDTKGVAFEHFMEDFFKGKSGQFFTPRNIVSFAVKMMSIKNDDFVLDPACGSGGFLLHALDEIRRQADEYYPQDKEQSETGEHRRYWHDFAQNNLFGIEINDSIARVAKMNMIIHDDGHTNVIGFDALNDIEKMTIKNRGFAPNHFDFIVTNPPFGATVKRSEHPYLERFVLAQNGKKIRDNQKTEILFIERCIDFLKPETGRMAIVLPDGILTNSSLQYVRDFLMERCQILAVVSLPQFAFTHFGAGVKSSLVFVRRKSIKEKLGRYKIFMAIADHIGYDAIGRKDSKNDLGEILKQYLEF, encoded by the coding sequence TTGAAGGACGGTGAAAGGAAGGGATATTTTCGTCTCCATAACGATGGAACAAAAATTGAATATCTTCCGTCCGGTCACAAGGAAAATCTAAAGGATCCCGAAGAAAAAATCCGTGCCGAATATTATTTTGATCTCGTTGAAAAATATGGCTATCCGGCTACGAATATTGGACTTGAAGTAGAAATGCCAGATCGAACACCTGAACGCTATGCAGACATCGTTGTTTACGAAAATGACTCTCAGACAAAACCGTATATTGTCATTGAGTGTAAAAAAGATGGTATTTCCGACGCAGAATTTGAGCAAGCCACCAAACAAGCGATAGCCAATGCGCGAGTTCTCCATGCTCCGTTCTCAAACTGCGTCGCTGGGAATACTCGGCGCGCTATGGAAACGGCTGTTTGGAATGATAAGGAGCCGGAAAAAGCGACTATCACAGATATTCCGATTTCCTACGGTAAAGTTGAAGAATTTCGCTACAAGAAAGGCGATTCAAAGTCGGATCTGAAGCCGATCGATCAACAAGCCCTAAAGCGAACTTTTCAAAAATCCCAAGATACATTATGGGCGGGTGGCAAGCGTGCACCAACGACAGCATTTGATGAATTTGCAAAAATTATTTTCGTAAAAATTAGAGATGAGAAAAAAGGAAGGAAAGCCGGAGAACCTTATGACTTTCAGATCAAAACCCATGAAAGCGCCGCGAGTGTTTACAAGCGAATAGATAATTTATATCAAGAAGCAAAGATAAAAGACCCTGAAGTTTTTAAAGAAAGTTTGAAAGTTGAGCCAGAGGAGCTTTATACCGTCGTTGAACACTTGCAGAGCATCTCGCTTGATAAAACTGACCTTGACACCAAAGGTGTTGCTTTCGAGCATTTCATGGAGGATTTTTTCAAAGGTAAAAGTGGTCAATTTTTCACTCCACGTAATATCGTAAGCTTTGCTGTCAAAATGATGAGCATAAAGAATGACGATTTCGTGCTCGATCCCGCGTGTGGCTCCGGTGGTTTTCTTCTCCATGCACTCGATGAAATCCGTCGTCAAGCAGACGAATACTATCCACAAGATAAAGAACAATCAGAGACAGGAGAGCACAGACGATATTGGCACGATTTTGCACAAAACAATCTTTTCGGCATTGAAATAAATGATTCCATTGCGCGCGTAGCCAAAATGAACATGATTATTCACGACGATGGACACACTAACGTCATCGGTTTTGATGCGCTCAACGACATTGAGAAAATGACAATAAAAAACCGTGGATTTGCGCCAAATCATTTTGATTTTATCGTTACCAATCCGCCATTTGGTGCGACGGTAAAACGAAGTGAGCATCCATACCTTGAAAGGTTCGTGCTTGCTCAAAACGGCAAGAAAATCCGCGATAACCAAAAAACAGAAATTCTATTTATCGAACGATGTATTGATTTCCTGAAACCCGAAACAGGTCGAATGGCAATAGTTTTGCCGGATGGCATTTTGACCAACTCATCGCTCCAGTATGTCCGCGATTTTCTGATGGAGCGTTGTCAGATTTTAGCCGTCGTTTCGCTTCCGCAATTTGCTTTTACGCACTTCGGCGCGGGCGTAAAATCCTCCCTTGTTTTTGTGCGACGAAAAAGTATAAAGGAAAAACTTGGACGCTATAAAATCTTTATGGCGATTGCCGACCATATTGGGTATGACGCGATAGGGCGCAAAGACTCAAAGAATGATTTGGGCGAGATTTTGAAGCAGTATCTCGAATTTTAA
- a CDS encoding restriction endonuclease subunit S, translating to MNQVATTKPEIFEIWSDEIIGRIDPFFYHPKFKELTKVLKKTQADPFGNIIATITNGLDYRDFEEDGITDYLRVANIKPYEIDFSDVKKVSLVSSEISKEIQLRKGDILLTRKGTYGIAVALDRDLDAIISSEIFLIRLNRDDIDPKYIEAFLNSSIGQKQFLNQKVGAIMGSLSQDAVKSILIPLPAEAVQREVLSLIQKAYTEKRKKEEEVEKILVSIDSFVLGELGIEISKGGTEKVFEIWSDEIQTRLDPIYLRDYSIFENLKSKYPFVTVSDVISQPPQYGANERSIAGDPDQNIRYIRITDIDENGELRNNDWKTAEHIEDKYFLQQDDLLFARSGATAGKTYLYKDHDGKAIFAGYLIRFKIDPKKVLPDYVFYLTKTRYYALWKNLIQRPAGQPNINSEEFKSFRFPLPPLDAQEKITNAIKLSYSKIRTLRAQATQVLVEAQKQVEQIIFA from the coding sequence ATGAATCAAGTAGCAACAACAAAACCGGAAATATTTGAGATATGGAGCGATGAGATAATCGGGCGTATTGATCCTTTCTTCTATCATCCTAAATTCAAGGAACTAACAAAAGTGTTGAAAAAAACGCAAGCCGATCCGTTCGGGAATATTATTGCAACGATTACAAATGGACTCGATTATCGCGATTTTGAAGAAGATGGCATAACGGACTATTTGAGAGTTGCGAATATTAAGCCGTATGAAATAGATTTTAGCGATGTAAAAAAGGTTTCGCTTGTATCTTCGGAAATCAGTAAGGAAATCCAATTACGCAAAGGCGATATTCTTTTGACACGAAAGGGTACATACGGTATTGCCGTTGCTCTTGATCGTGATCTTGATGCAATAATCAGTTCGGAGATTTTTCTCATCCGCTTGAATCGTGACGATATTGACCCCAAATACATAGAGGCATTTTTAAATTCGAGCATAGGTCAAAAGCAGTTTCTTAATCAAAAAGTAGGAGCAATAATGGGCAGTCTCTCGCAGGATGCTGTAAAAAGTATACTTATTCCGCTTCCAGCCGAAGCAGTACAGCGAGAAGTTTTATCTCTTATTCAAAAAGCCTATACAGAAAAGCGAAAAAAAGAGGAGGAAGTTGAAAAAATCCTCGTTTCCATCGATAGCTTCGTTCTTGGCGAGCTTGGGATAGAAATTTCAAAAGGAGGGACAGAAAAGGTCTTTGAAATTTGGAGCGATGAAATCCAAACACGCCTCGATCCCATATATTTACGTGACTACTCAATATTTGAAAACCTCAAATCAAAATATCCGTTTGTAACCGTCTCTGATGTCATTTCTCAACCACCTCAATATGGAGCGAATGAGCGGTCTATTGCGGGTGATCCAGATCAAAATATCCGCTATATAAGAATTACCGACATTGATGAAAATGGGGAGCTCAGAAACAATGACTGGAAAACCGCCGAACATATTGAAGATAAGTATTTTTTACAGCAGGATGATTTACTTTTTGCTAGAAGCGGAGCAACGGCAGGAAAAACATATCTTTATAAAGATCATGATGGTAAAGCAATTTTTGCAGGCTATCTGATACGTTTCAAAATTGATCCCAAGAAGGTTCTTCCTGACTATGTTTTCTATCTTACAAAAACGCGATATTACGCATTATGGAAGAATCTTATTCAACGACCCGCTGGTCAGCCAAATATAAACTCCGAAGAGTTCAAATCATTTAGATTTCCGCTCCCTCCTTTGGATGCTCAAGAGAAAATCACAAATGCTATAAAGTTGTCTTACTCAAAAATACGCACTCTGCGCGCGCAAGCGACTCAAGTTCTGGTAGAGGCGCAGAAACAAGTCGAGCAGATTATTTTTGCATAA
- a CDS encoding cation transporter produces the protein MQEHDHTHDHTHGVVDATLTTSARGLWAIKWSFIGLAITALLQSIVVIISGSVALLADTIHNFGDAATALPLGIAFLFSRRKATSRFPYGYGRVEDLAGLIIILIIFLSAVVAAYQAIDRFFHPQTVSHLGMIIIASLVGFLGNELVAIFRIKVGKEIKSAALIADGYHARVDGWTSLAVLFGALGIWFGFPLADPLVGLGITIAIFFIVWDSVKSVLFRSLDGIEPEIIHKIEHVAMGTKGVHSVKSVKARWVGHRVYTEIALEVDPKGSFQEIEKITKELKHQLHHDISYLEKVVIELVS, from the coding sequence ATGCAAGAACACGACCATACCCACGATCATACACATGGAGTTGTAGATGCCACTCTCACGACCTCAGCTCGTGGTTTATGGGCTATTAAATGGTCATTTATCGGTCTTGCGATAACAGCGCTTCTCCAAAGCATTGTGGTAATTATTTCTGGGAGCGTCGCTCTCCTCGCTGATACGATTCATAATTTTGGCGATGCGGCGACGGCTCTTCCACTCGGAATTGCTTTTCTATTTTCTCGAAGAAAAGCGACTTCTCGTTTTCCTTACGGCTATGGACGAGTGGAAGATCTCGCAGGACTTATCATTATTTTGATTATTTTTCTCAGCGCAGTAGTGGCGGCTTATCAGGCAATAGATCGTTTTTTTCATCCACAAACAGTAAGCCATTTGGGAATGATTATCATTGCTTCTCTCGTTGGTTTTTTGGGGAATGAATTGGTAGCGATATTCCGTATTAAGGTTGGAAAAGAGATCAAGAGCGCCGCTCTTATCGCAGATGGATATCATGCGCGCGTTGATGGCTGGACGAGTCTTGCCGTTCTTTTTGGCGCGCTTGGAATTTGGTTTGGTTTCCCTCTTGCGGATCCTTTGGTGGGTTTGGGGATCACCATCGCCATTTTCTTTATTGTTTGGGATTCAGTAAAATCGGTTCTCTTCAGAAGCTTGGATGGTATCGAGCCAGAAATAATTCACAAAATTGAGCACGTTGCAATGGGAACAAAAGGTGTCCATTCTGTAAAAAGCGTCAAGGCGAGATGGGTAGGGCATCGGGTGTATACTGAAATAGCGCTTGAGGTCGATCCGAAAGGAAGCTTTCAGGAAATTGAGAAAATCACAAAAGAACTCAAGCACCAACTTCATCACGACATTTCCTATTTGGAAAAAGTCGTCATAGAGCTGGTCTCTTGA
- a CDS encoding recombinase family protein, with translation MQKTVIYCRKSSESDERQVQSLDDQQTELKNFISRFNEYARTPDEKFQVMETLTESYSAKKSGQRMVFNDLIEKAENRKFDCILVWSLDRISRNGGDVERIISLLESGKIKQVRTPSQEFKNEPFHKYMLVQAVANAKLENDQKGVNVVRGLKSKIRDGNWIGWARIGYLNCGDRKGKKWVDKDPVRFEILKRLWELFATGTYSMPAIKKKAEEMGLRARPTKATPEGSFVGINTYYNLFRDVFFIGKMQVGKKQGVKSLQDIKEMILKNEIKGEVFEDYAIVQGSHPPMVSEELFYRVQEILKEKGLSHFARPKTKEFVFAGMIRCGYCEGSVVCEEKVKYRCYKCNRWMTASSSLRIPTRCVACEELLNKETFQHVKNHAYAHCTGKKRGGKACAQLNHGTGRPKVSVALSDLEEQVDALLSRLSMDEAVYDYCIKTLKSEHFQNSIMQYHSLTALQKDHKLARGKMDKLVEMRLNGEIDAELFANKKNELEAKLGEVMKKLESLNKNNTDWVAQTENFLNMASKARFVFKTGTIHTKREILKSMSSHIFLKEGKLNFTLRKPFDVLIKEGLNGAVNANVENKIQAFDLHEKKTANALFDPKFSEWLPRLGVIRTFFLIS, from the coding sequence ATGCAGAAAACAGTCATCTATTGCCGCAAATCCTCGGAAAGCGATGAAAGACAAGTGCAGTCGCTTGATGACCAACAAACGGAATTAAAGAATTTTATTAGCCGTTTTAACGAATATGCCCGAACTCCCGATGAAAAATTTCAGGTTATGGAAACGCTGACGGAAAGTTATTCCGCGAAGAAATCGGGCCAAAGAATGGTTTTCAATGATTTGATCGAAAAGGCGGAGAATCGCAAATTTGATTGTATTTTGGTTTGGTCCCTTGACCGTATTTCCAGAAACGGAGGCGATGTTGAGCGGATTATTTCTCTTCTGGAGTCAGGCAAAATCAAGCAGGTGCGTACACCCTCGCAGGAATTCAAAAATGAACCGTTCCATAAATACATGCTGGTGCAGGCGGTCGCGAATGCGAAGCTGGAAAATGACCAGAAAGGCGTGAACGTTGTGCGCGGACTGAAGAGCAAAATCAGGGATGGAAACTGGATCGGTTGGGCCAGAATCGGTTATTTGAACTGTGGCGACCGAAAAGGCAAAAAGTGGGTGGATAAAGATCCTGTGAGATTCGAGATTCTCAAACGTTTATGGGAACTTTTCGCTACTGGAACCTACAGTATGCCTGCCATCAAGAAAAAAGCCGAAGAAATGGGGCTTCGTGCCAGACCGACCAAAGCGACTCCCGAAGGCTCATTTGTCGGGATTAATACCTATTACAATCTTTTTCGCGATGTTTTCTTTATCGGCAAAATGCAGGTTGGGAAAAAGCAGGGAGTTAAGTCTTTGCAGGATATTAAGGAGATGATTCTGAAGAATGAGATCAAAGGTGAAGTTTTTGAGGATTATGCGATTGTTCAGGGCAGTCATCCGCCGATGGTGAGTGAAGAGCTGTTTTATCGAGTGCAGGAAATCTTGAAAGAAAAAGGACTTTCGCATTTTGCCCGTCCAAAAACCAAGGAGTTTGTTTTTGCCGGAATGATAAGATGTGGTTATTGCGAAGGTTCGGTGGTTTGTGAGGAAAAAGTGAAATATCGTTGTTATAAATGCAATCGCTGGATGACGGCTTCAAGTTCTCTACGCATTCCGACGCGTTGTGTAGCCTGTGAAGAACTTTTGAACAAGGAAACTTTTCAGCATGTGAAAAATCACGCATATGCCCACTGTACGGGTAAAAAGCGTGGCGGTAAGGCTTGCGCTCAACTTAATCATGGCACTGGCAGGCCGAAAGTTTCTGTGGCTTTGAGTGACCTTGAAGAGCAGGTTGATGCACTATTGTCGCGCTTGAGCATGGATGAGGCGGTTTATGACTATTGTATTAAGACGCTTAAATCCGAGCATTTTCAAAATAGCATCATGCAGTACCATTCTTTGACCGCTTTGCAGAAAGATCACAAGCTGGCTCGTGGGAAAATGGATAAACTGGTGGAAATGCGCCTGAATGGCGAGATCGACGCGGAGCTTTTCGCCAACAAGAAAAATGAGCTGGAAGCGAAACTCGGTGAAGTCATGAAAAAGCTGGAATCACTCAATAAAAACAATACCGACTGGGTCGCACAAACCGAAAATTTCCTGAATATGGCTTCCAAAGCGAGGTTTGTCTTCAAAACCGGAACTATTCACACAAAACGCGAAATTCTCAAATCCATGAGCTCGCACATTTTTTTGAAAGAGGGAAAACTGAACTTTACGCTTCGAAAACCCTTTGACGTACTCATCAAAGAAGGGCTGAATGGAGCCGTTAATGCGAACGTTGAAAATAAAATTCAAGCATTTGACTTGCACGAGAAAAAGACGGCAAACGCTTTGTTTGACCCGAAATTTTCTGAATGGCTCCCCCGACTGGGCGTTATCCGAACTTTCTTTCTTATCTCATAA
- a CDS encoding replication protein → MEQDGFTKIPNEILEEMARSRIFTEKARVFFVILRKTSGWNKEQDWIALSQFVKMTGIDKPNVCRALRSLQRNRIVVKTDNKYRINGIPTQWEILSKGTTFITMDNCLYQKRQPRLSKSTHTKETVTKHTVKQKTLGDGALTALNSQMNENQFETFWHDYPRKINKQTCRKIFLELDSVLFVKIMTTLQRQRFSEEWENCDGKFIPYPVNWLNNKRWEDEV, encoded by the coding sequence ATGGAGCAGGACGGATTTACCAAAATACCGAATGAAATACTGGAAGAGATGGCGCGGTCCAGAATCTTTACCGAAAAGGCCAGAGTCTTTTTTGTGATACTTCGTAAAACTTCGGGCTGGAATAAGGAGCAGGACTGGATTGCTCTTTCGCAGTTTGTGAAAATGACCGGCATTGATAAACCGAATGTTTGCAGGGCTTTGCGCTCGCTTCAGCGGAATCGAATCGTTGTCAAAACTGACAATAAATACAGGATTAACGGCATACCTACGCAATGGGAGATATTGTCAAAAGGGACAACGTTTATCACAATGGACAATTGCCTTTATCAGAAACGACAACCGAGATTGTCCAAATCGACACATACAAAAGAAACTGTAACAAAACACACTGTTAAACAAAAGACACTTGGAGATGGAGCCTTGACGGCTCTCAATTCACAAATGAATGAAAATCAATTTGAAACTTTTTGGCATGATTATCCGAGAAAAATCAATAAACAGACCTGTAGAAAAATATTTCTGGAATTGGATTCGGTTCTTTTTGTAAAAATCATGACCACATTACAAAGACAGCGTTTTTCGGAAGAATGGGAAAATTGTGACGGCAAATTTATTCCGTATCCCGTGAATTGGCTGAATAACAAACGTTGGGAGGATGAAGTCTGA